A stretch of Desulfotalea psychrophila LSv54 DNA encodes these proteins:
- the rplV gene encoding 50S ribosomal protein L22 produces the protein MEARAVGKYIRISPQKARLVADVVRGMGVDQAITTLRFMPKKGAVILQKVIESALANATQDDQADVDNLYVKVITIDGGPSLKRIRPRAMGRATGIIKRTSHITVVLDEN, from the coding sequence ATGGAAGCACGAGCCGTAGGGAAATATATTAGAATTTCCCCTCAGAAGGCACGACTTGTCGCAGATGTAGTGAGAGGTATGGGCGTTGACCAAGCTATCACTACATTGAGATTTATGCCTAAAAAGGGCGCAGTAATATTGCAGAAAGTTATTGAGTCCGCGCTTGCAAATGCAACTCAAGACGATCAGGCAGACGTTGATAATCTATACGTGAAAGTAATAACGATTGATGGTGGTCCGTCACTGAAACGTATCAGACCTCGAGCAATGGGCCGGGCAACCGGGATTATTAAAAGGACTAGTCATATCACTGTTGTTTTAGACGAAAATTAA